Part of the Phycisphaerae bacterium genome, CCCCCAGCGCCGCTGCCAGGACGACCACATCGACGATCTCGCGCCACAGGGCGCGAGGCAGCGCGCGCTGCACGACCGGCGTCACGTAGTCAGCGCCAATGTCTTCGGCACTTGGTGCGGCGTCAACCGGGCGATGGTACTCCTGCGCCACGGCCGCGGTGGCCGCGAGCAACAGAAGCAGCAGGAGGGTGCAGCGCCAACCCACGTTCACGACTTCACCGGGACGCGCTGGTATGCTTCATCCGGGCAGGCGATGGCGATCGAGCAGCGGTTGCAGTCCACACACAAGTTGTGGCGCACTTCGAGGCGGATCGAGCTGAGGCCAGCCGGTTCCTTGCAGCCCATCACGCACTTGCCACAGCCGTTGCAGAGCTGCTCATCGATCACGTATTCGTAGTAATTGTTCGCCGGGTCCGTCGGATCAATGTCGCCGATGGCCTCGCGCTTGATCGCGTCGCGCGGGCAGAGCTTCTGACTGGGCAGGCCCTGCGTGTTCACGGCGCTCTTGATCTCGAAGTACGCGGGGCAGATGTAGCAGCGGCCGCATTTCGCGTGGTCGTTGACGGCGCGGACGGCCGACAGCGGCAGGACACACGTCGTGGAGCAGAGTTCGCACGCCGGCACGCCGACCGCGCCGAGCCGGCTGTTGATGCACTTCTCGGGATCGAGCCCCCACGCGCCCTCCGCGACGGCCTTGCGGCTCAGGTAGGCGACGATACCGCCGACGCCCACCAGGGCAGCGCCACGGACGGCGTGTCCAAGCACGTCGCGCCGCGTCGGCTGGTCCTTCATTGCGGCACCTCCGCCGCGGCCGGCGCACTGGTCGGCTGAGACGACGGCACCGGTTCATACACACGAATTTCCAGCCGCACGGTATCGGCCACATAGATCCGGTCGTGTGAATCGACGGCGATGTCCATGTTCTTGCAGTTCGGTTCGAAGTCGTCCGTGGCGACGACTGTCAGCAGCTCGCCGGTTGGATTATAGACTTTCACGCGCGGGCCGGCCTTCTCCGTCACGACGATGTGGCCGTCGCGAGTCAGCGCGATGTTCGTCGGATTGCAGCAACCCGGAAAGCCCGCCGGGTCCTGGCCGTCAAAGCGCCCCCACTGCCCCAGCAATTCGCCCTCGAGATTGAAACGCTGGACACGGTGCATGCCCGCGTTGGCGGCGTGAAGCGTCCCCTGCGCGTCGCTGGCGAAATCGAGGTGGCGGTTGGGTACCAGGAAACCGCGCATGCGATTGTCGTTGCCCAGATCGCCGCGCCACCGGCCACGCGGGTCGTACCGGCGAAGACAGCGGTCCCGCGTGTCCGCAATCACGACCTCGCCGCGCACGAAGCCGATCGCCGTCACCAGCCCCAGCCGCTCGGGATCGGCCCAGGTGTCGAGGAGTCTGCCCGTTTCGTCGAAGACCTCGATCTGCCGTTCTTCACCCACGAAGACGCGCCCATCGGCCGCAACGGCGACACAATAGCCCGGCTTCTGCGTGTCCCAACCCCGCAGAAACTTCCCTTCGGGCAACAGAATCGCCAGTTTGGAGTCGCCGACGGCGTAAATGCGGTCCTGGGCATCGATCGCCAGGCCGCGCAGCTCGTCAG contains:
- a CDS encoding twin-arginine translocation signal domain-containing protein; the encoded protein is MKDQPTRRDVLGHAVRGAALVGVGGIVAYLSRKAVAEGAWGLDPEKCINSRLGAVGVPACELCSTTCVLPLSAVRAVNDHAKCGRCYICPAYFEIKSAVNTQGLPSQKLCPRDAIKREAIGDIDPTDPANNYYEYVIDEQLCNGCGKCVMGCKEPAGLSSIRLEVRHNLCVDCNRCSIAIACPDEAYQRVPVKS